The Amycolatopsis umgeniensis DNA segment CGCTGCAACTGCACGACAAGGAGGTCGCGGTCGACGTCACGCGGCTGCGCGCGTCCGGCCTCATGGTGCGCAACTGCGCGCCGCCGCTGTTGTTCGGAGCGATCGCGGCGATCGTCGAGATCTTCGCGGGCAAACACCCCTTCATCGCCGCCGGTCTCGCGGTGCTGCTTCTCCTCGCGTCGCTCACGCTGGTTTCGCAGGGCCGCAAACTCGGGCTCTGGGCGGGGATGAAGACGCTCGAGCTGTGCTTCTGGCTCCCGGAAATCGACGAGAAGCTGGCGACGGACGAGCCGGTTTGATCGGGGCTCTGAGACGAGGCCCGGCCTGGCGCCGTCCTCCAGCGCCCGGCGTTGCGAAAGCCACTTTCGCAACATCCGAAGCCGGCACCTCCAGCGCCAGCTTGCCACTCACTGCCCCACGGGCGCTTCAGAACGACAAAGCCAGCAAGACCGCCGCGACGGCGACCTCGACGCAGCCGCCGAGCACGTCCCCGGTGACCCCGCCCAGCCGCTGGACGCACCGCGCCAGCAGCGCCGACGCGGCCAGGTACCCCAGCGCCACCGCGATCAGCCCTTGCCGCCACGGGAACACCAGCGCCGCAGCGCTCGCGAGTACGGCGAACACCACCGCGGCCGTCCACACCGGTACCGAACCGGCGACGGTCGCGCCCAGCCCCTCGGGACGGGCCGAGGGAACACCGCGCGCGCAGCACAGCGAGAGCACGCCGCGTCCGGCGAGGACCGCGATCGCTGCCGCCGCGATCCCGTGCCCAGCCGAGATCGCCCCGGCCAGCGCGCCGACCTGCACGAGCAGGACCAGCACCAAGGTCGCGATGCCGGTCGGCCCGGAATCCCCGCGGCGCATCACTTCCAGCGCCCGCTCGCGGTCGTAGGAGGCGCCGAGCCCGTCGGCCGTGTCGGCGAGCCCGTCCAGATGGAGCCCGCGACTGCCCAGCGCCACCGCGCCCAGCGCCAGCGCGGCCGACGCGAAAGCGGGCAGTCCGGCCAGATCGCCCAAGAAGACGATCACCGAAGCGACGGCCGCGAGCGGGACGACGGCCAGCGGAGCGAGCACCATCGCGCCGCCCGCCACCCGCCGGTCGATCAGCCCCGGCGCCGGCACCCGGACGGTGGTCAGGGTGCCGAAAGCCATCTTGAGCGCGTCCGCGATCAAGCGAGATCCGCCAGCAGGCCCATGTCCGCGATGATCGCCCGCGCCGCCCTCAGCGTCGGTACCGCCTGCACGGCGCCGCTGCCCTCGCCGAGCCGAAGCCCGAGATCGAGGATCGGCTCCAGTCCGAGAGCCTTCAACGCGTAAGCCTGCGACGGCTCCGTCGACCGGTGCCCGGCCAGCCACCACTGCTCGGCGCCCGGCGCGATCTCGCGCGCGACGAGCGCCGCGGCCCCGGAGAACACTCCGTCGAGCAGCACAGGCACCCCGCGCACCGCGGCCCGCACGAGGAAACCCGCCGTCGCGGCGAGACAAGCGCTGCCGAGCGCGGTCAGCAACGCGAAGGGGTCCTTCCCCGCACCAGCCCTGGCCAACGCGGCCTCGACGACCGCGACCTTCCGCGCCCGCCCGTCCTCGTCGATCCCGGTACCCGTGCCGACGACGTCTTCCGCGGCCAGACCGAGCACCGAAGCGACCACGGCCGCGCAGATCGTCGTGTTGCCGATCCCCATGTCACCGGGGATGAGCAGATCCGCGCCGCCGTCGATCTCCTCGTCCGCGATCGCCAGCCCGTGCTCGAACGCCGTCCGCGCCTCGCCCTCGGCGAGCGCGTCCTCGACGTCGATCGAGCCGGAACCCCGCCGCACCTTGTGCGCGGTGACCTCGGCGGGTACGTCCGCGCCGTCCCAGTCCACGGCGATGTCCAGCGCGCGCACCGTCGCCCCGGCGACCCCGGCCAGCACGCCGACACCGCTCTTCCCGGCGAGGAACACCCGCACCATCGCCGCGGTGACCTCACGCGGATACGCCGACATCCCGGAAACCCCGTGGTCCCCGGCGAACACGACCACCCGGACGTCGTCGAGCGGCCGCGGCGGCACGGTTCCGTGCGCTGCGCAGAGCCAAGCGGCCAGGTCTTCGAGCCGCCCGAGCGAACCCAGCGGCTTGACCAGGCCGTCCAGTCTGGTGCGCGCGGCGGCTTCGGCGGCGGCGTCCGGGGTGGCGATACGCATCGTTGCTCCCTAAGGCAGGTCCAGCATTCGTCCGGCGACGACCAGCACGGTCCGGTCGGAGACGGCGGACACCCGGTTGTTCAACGCGCCCAGCACATCACGGAAAACGCGTCCGGACACCGTCGCGGGCACCACACCGCTGCCGACCTCGTTGCTGACCGCGATCACCGGCACGTCGGCCTGCGCCCACGCCGCCAGGAAGTCCTCCAGCCGGTCGTCGAGCCGGCGTTCCCAGCCCTTGCGCTGATCCCAGGCGCCGACCTCGTCGAGCACGCGGGCGATCCAGGTGCCGAGACAGTCGATGAGCAGCGGATGCGTCGCCGTGCGCAGCACCGTGGCCAGGTCGGTGGTCTCGATGGTCTTCCAGGTGCTCGGCCGCCGCGCGCGGTGCGCGGCCACCCGAGCGGCCCATTCGGGATCGTCGGCGCTCGGCGGCAGCCCGGGCGCGAGATAGGTCAGGTGCGGGTGACGGGACGCGAGCCGCTCGGCGTGGTGTGACTTCCCAGAGCGGACGCCGCCCAGTATCAGCACCTTGCCGTCGTCGCGCGAGTGGCGGCGAAGTGCCCGCGCGAGAGTCTCCAGAACCCCCGCGAGGCGATGCGTCAGCTTGGTCATACCCCGCATTCTCGTGCACGCGCTACGGTTCGCCACGTGCCACTCCGACAAGCCGCCACCGCGGCCGGACTCGTTACCGGTTACGTCGCCGACGCCGTGTTCGGAGATCCACGGCGAGGACATCCCGTAGCCGGCTTCGGCCGCGCCGCGCAAGCCCTTGAACAGCGGGTTTGGGCCGATTCGAAGGTACGGGGCGCGGCGTACACCGCCGCCTGCGCGGGGACCGTCACCGGATTGGGGGTCGCCGCCCGGATCTTGACCCGCGAACGTCCTTTCGCGCGGTTCGCGCTCACCGCGGCGTCCACATGGGTGGTTCTCGGCGGACGGGGGCTCGCCGCCGAGGGCACGCGGATGGCCCGGCTGCTCGACGACGGCGACCTGCCCGGCGCGCGGCGGCGGCTCTCGCACCTGTGCGCCCGCGACGCCACCGGCCTCGACATCGAACAACTCGCGCGCGCGACCACCGAGTCCATCGCCGAGAACACCTCGGACGCCGTCGTCGCGCCGCTGCTGTGGGGCGCTGTCGCCGGGATCCCCGGTCTGCTGGGCTATCGCGCGCTCAACACCCTGGACGCGATGGTCGGCTACCGGTCGCCGAAGTACGTCAACTTCGGCTGGGCCTCGGCGCGGGCGGACGATGTGGCCAACCTGGTGCCCGCCCGGGTCGGCGCGGCGTTGACCGTGGCGTCGGCACCGCTGGCCGGTGGGTTCGCCAAACCCGCGTTCCGGATCTGGCGCCGCGACGGGAAACACCATCCGAGCCCCAACGCGGGGCAGGTCGAGGCCGCTTTCGCGGGCGCGCTCGGGATCCGGCTCGGCGGGACGAACAGCTACGGCGGCCGCACCGAACGCCGCGGCGTCCTGGGCGAAGGCCGTGAGCCGGAGCCGGTGGACGTCCGCCGCGCCGTCCGGCTGTCGAAGGTCGTCGGGCTGGCCGCGCTCGCCGTCGCGGTGGCGGTGGCACGGTGAGCGGGCTGCTCGTCGCGGGGACGACGTCGGACGCGGGCAAGAGCCTGGTCACCGCCGCGTTGTGCCGCTGGCTCGCCCGCAAGGGGGTGCGGGTCGCGCCGTTCAAATCCCAGAACATGTCGAACAACTCGATGGTGTGCGCGGACGGCGCCGAGATCGGCCGCGCGCAATGGCTGCAGGCACGGGCGGCCCGCGTCGAACCCGAAGCCGCGATGAACCCGGTCCTGCTGAAACCCGGCAGCGACCGGCGCAGCCACGTCGTCGCGCTCGGGAAACCGTTCGGCACGCTGGAGGCGGGGGAGTACGCGACCGGCCGGGCCGGGCTCGCCGAGATCGCCTTCGACACCTTCTCTTCGTTGCGACGGCGCTTCGACGTCGTGCTGTGCGAAGGCGCGGGCAGCCCGGCCGAGATCAACCTGCGCGCGGGCGACTACGTCAACATGGGGCTGGCGCGGCGCTTCGGCCTGCCCGTGGTGGTCGTCGGCGACATCGACCGCGGCGGCGTCATGGCCGCGATGTTCGGTACTCTCGCTCTCCTTTCCGCCGAAGACCAGGCACTGGTTTCGGGGTGGCTGGTCAACAAGTTCCGCGGTGACGTCGGCCTGCTGCGTCCTGGTCTGGAGACGCTGGAGAAGCTCACCGGCCGCGAGGTCTTCGGCGTCCTGCCCTGGCTCGACCAGGTGTGGATCGACTCGGAGGACGCGCTGGCCGCCGCGGGCTGGGGTGCGACCGGTGGCTCCCTGCGTGTCGCGGTCGTGCGTTTCCCTCGCGCCTCCAACGCGACCGACGTTGACGCGCTCGCCGCCGAGCCCGGTGTCTCGGTCGCGTTGACGGCCGATCCGGACACCGTCCTTTCCGCCGACGTGGTGATCCTGCCGGGTTCCCGCGCGACCGTGGACGACCTGGCGTGGCT contains these protein-coding regions:
- the cobT gene encoding nicotinate-nucleotide--dimethylbenzimidazole phosphoribosyltransferase produces the protein MRIATPDAAAEAAARTRLDGLVKPLGSLGRLEDLAAWLCAAHGTVPPRPLDDVRVVVFAGDHGVSGMSAYPREVTAAMVRVFLAGKSGVGVLAGVAGATVRALDIAVDWDGADVPAEVTAHKVRRGSGSIDVEDALAEGEARTAFEHGLAIADEEIDGGADLLIPGDMGIGNTTICAAVVASVLGLAAEDVVGTGTGIDEDGRARKVAVVEAALARAGAGKDPFALLTALGSACLAATAGFLVRAAVRGVPVLLDGVFSGAAALVAREIAPGAEQWWLAGHRSTEPSQAYALKALGLEPILDLGLRLGEGSGAVQAVPTLRAARAIIADMGLLADLA
- a CDS encoding adenosylcobinamide-GDP ribazoletransferase, with the protein product MIADALKMAFGTLTTVRVPAPGLIDRRVAGGAMVLAPLAVVPLAAVASVIVFLGDLAGLPAFASAALALGAVALGSRGLHLDGLADTADGLGASYDRERALEVMRRGDSGPTGIATLVLVLLVQVGALAGAISAGHGIAAAAIAVLAGRGVLSLCCARGVPSARPEGLGATVAGSVPVWTAAVVFAVLASAAALVFPWRQGLIAVALGYLAASALLARCVQRLGGVTGDVLGGCVEVAVAAVLLALSF
- a CDS encoding bifunctional adenosylcobinamide kinase/adenosylcobinamide-phosphate guanylyltransferase, producing the protein MTKLTHRLAGVLETLARALRRHSRDDGKVLILGGVRSGKSHHAERLASRHPHLTYLAPGLPPSADDPEWAARVAAHRARRPSTWKTIETTDLATVLRTATHPLLIDCLGTWIARVLDEVGAWDQRKGWERRLDDRLEDFLAAWAQADVPVIAVSNEVGSGVVPATVSGRVFRDVLGALNNRVSAVSDRTVLVVAGRMLDLP
- a CDS encoding cobalamin biosynthesis protein; the encoded protein is MPLRQAATAAGLVTGYVADAVFGDPRRGHPVAGFGRAAQALEQRVWADSKVRGAAYTAACAGTVTGLGVAARILTRERPFARFALTAASTWVVLGGRGLAAEGTRMARLLDDGDLPGARRRLSHLCARDATGLDIEQLARATTESIAENTSDAVVAPLLWGAVAGIPGLLGYRALNTLDAMVGYRSPKYVNFGWASARADDVANLVPARVGAALTVASAPLAGGFAKPAFRIWRRDGKHHPSPNAGQVEAAFAGALGIRLGGTNSYGGRTERRGVLGEGREPEPVDVRRAVRLSKVVGLAALAVAVAVAR
- a CDS encoding cobyric acid synthase — encoded protein: MSGLLVAGTTSDAGKSLVTAALCRWLARKGVRVAPFKSQNMSNNSMVCADGAEIGRAQWLQARAARVEPEAAMNPVLLKPGSDRRSHVVALGKPFGTLEAGEYATGRAGLAEIAFDTFSSLRRRFDVVLCEGAGSPAEINLRAGDYVNMGLARRFGLPVVVVGDIDRGGVMAAMFGTLALLSAEDQALVSGWLVNKFRGDVGLLRPGLETLEKLTGREVFGVLPWLDQVWIDSEDALAAAGWGATGGSLRVAVVRFPRASNATDVDALAAEPGVSVALTADPDTVLSADVVILPGSRATVDDLAWLRSRGLAAAVLSRAEAGRPVLGICGGYQMLAAEIEDDVESGAGTVPGLGLLPTRVSFSADKVLARPSGAWRGQPVEAYEIHHGAVTPTGPAESFLDGYRQGAVWGTMWHGAFENDGFRRAWLGEVADWSPAAGAQGFGALRESMLDRLADAVEDHVDTVGLQRLIETGCHVDLPFVPPGA